One region of Termitidicoccus mucosus genomic DNA includes:
- a CDS encoding tyrosine-type recombinase/integrase, which produces MLKHTVTGRYYSRIQVGGKRTMKSLKTRVWSIAKLRHHDKLAQAERQRQKSVRLLEGRGLMGDLLEKHRADYLANTSFSQSAKTGLRNNIDRLRTNWGKCFGSAIDRLTPSQMTEDKVRRFANYLHAEAVFRKHNVPGQRKGYGAVTVNKTIELLHHVLRVGVATGAVGFLPFDLDPAVGGPIRKAERRRKIHLPPSDKMQEVFAQMRVIDYTPPDDRPEFREYLRDRAQESADFAEFLAYSGARQREAAAFVWEDDMRHSVILRGTKSVASADREVPKIAALRDLLQRMRKRREEVGRKLKGKVFTIKQCRQALETACRKVGAERLTHHSLRHFFATLCIESGVDIPTVSRWLGHADGGVLAMQTYGHLRAEHSAAAAAKVRLVARTPRSARGGGGATGPAGPASRPCAVRSNGPT; this is translated from the coding sequence ATGCTCAAGCACACCGTCACGGGGCGCTACTACTCGCGCATTCAAGTGGGTGGGAAGCGCACGATGAAGTCGCTGAAGACGCGCGTGTGGAGCATCGCGAAGCTACGCCATCACGACAAACTCGCGCAGGCAGAGCGGCAGCGCCAGAAGAGTGTCCGTTTGCTGGAGGGCCGAGGACTGATGGGCGATTTGCTGGAGAAACATCGCGCCGACTATCTGGCCAACACTTCGTTTTCCCAAAGCGCGAAGACTGGCCTGAGAAACAACATCGACCGGCTGAGAACCAATTGGGGAAAATGCTTCGGTTCGGCGATTGACCGCCTAACCCCATCCCAAATGACGGAGGACAAAGTTCGGCGTTTCGCCAATTATCTCCATGCCGAGGCCGTGTTCCGTAAACACAACGTTCCTGGCCAGCGCAAAGGCTACGGAGCGGTTACCGTCAATAAGACGATAGAATTGCTGCACCACGTGCTGCGCGTGGGCGTCGCCACTGGCGCGGTGGGGTTTCTGCCGTTCGATCTCGATCCCGCCGTGGGCGGACCGATCCGCAAGGCGGAGAGGCGGCGAAAGATTCATCTGCCGCCATCGGACAAAATGCAGGAGGTTTTCGCGCAGATGCGCGTGATCGACTACACGCCGCCGGATGATCGGCCGGAATTTCGCGAATACCTGAGGGATCGAGCCCAAGAATCGGCGGACTTTGCGGAGTTTCTCGCTTACAGCGGTGCCCGACAACGCGAAGCTGCCGCTTTCGTCTGGGAGGACGACATGAGGCATTCGGTCATTCTGCGCGGCACCAAAAGCGTGGCTTCCGCGGATCGGGAAGTGCCAAAGATCGCGGCGTTGCGCGACCTACTCCAGCGGATGCGCAAGCGTCGTGAAGAGGTGGGGAGAAAACTCAAGGGAAAAGTCTTCACGATCAAACAATGCAGGCAGGCCTTGGAGACGGCATGCCGAAAGGTCGGTGCCGAGCGACTCACCCATCATTCGCTGAGGCATTTTTTCGCGACATTATGTATTGAGTCGGGCGTGGATATTCCGACCGTTAGCCGGTGGCTTGGACATGCGGATGGAGGCGTTCTGGCCATGCAGACTTATGGCCATCTGCGAGCAGAGCACAGCGCGGCAGCCGCAGCCAAAGTGAGACTGGTTGCCCGTACACCGCGAAGCGCTCGCGGTGGCGGCGGCGCCACCGGCCCCGCCGGCCCAGCCAGTCGGCCTTGTGCGGTCCGATCCAATGGTCCGACTTGA